The DNA segment ttcatttttagtaattttgtttgacatcccacagaaaagttgtctaatacttttttgtaggtacccatgagcactagttcagaaaaaagtttcattgaaatatattcacaattgtaggagttatggctgtttgaaaattggaccatttttatgggggttttctcattttgcgatgtcaaggaccaactttacgaatatttttgcgatttgtacatattctccaccaaaatacgcgtagtttgcttttttaaacattaaaatcgttcaattcgttcagaagttatgacgttttaaagattcgcatgaaatttcgagttaacatttctggccaggaattatattttcggtgaggaatttttttctcgaaaatggttaggatttcgagggtatgtctaatgataaaaaatgattgaaattgacccctgcaactgaaaataatttttttagaacgatttaaaattttttaatattgtcgaaaaatttcacacctactccaatttttttctcgaaactgaataggacttcgggggtatgtctatttaccaaaaatgattgtaattgacccctgcaactgaaaataatttttttagaacgatttgaaaaaattttttttcaccgaaaaatttaggcacctaccccctgtcgatttttcttaaaaattcgtttttcatttttagtaattttgtttgacgccctacagaaaagttgtctaatacttttttgtaggtacccataagctctactccagaaaaaagtttcattgaaatatattcgctatagtaggagttatggctgtttgaaaattggatcatttttagggggtttttctcattttgcggggtcaaggatcaacttttcgaatatttttgcaatttctacatattctccatcaaaatacgcgtagtttgcttttttaaacattaaaatcgtccaatccgttcaggagttatgacattttaaagattcgcatgaaatttcgggttaacatttctggccaggaattatattttcggtgaggaatttttttctcgaaattggttaggatttcgaaggtatgtctaatgatcaaaaatgattgaaattgacccctgcaactgaaaataatttttttagaacgatttgaaactttttaattttgtcgaaaaatttcacaccttctcgaatttttttctagaaactggataggatttcgggggtatggctgttgaccaaaaatgattgtaattgatccctgcaatcgaaaataattttttcagaacgatttgaaatttttttttcgccgatttttcttaaaaatttgttttccatttttaattaatttgtttgaggctctacggaaatgttgtttaatacttttttgtaggtatccataaactctacttcacaaataaatttcaatggaatACACACGCTATTGAGGGAGACCATTTGAAGCAACCAGCTCCTCCTTGAATCCCTGAAACTATACGTAActccagaactcatatacaaggtggctaTATATtagtgtgtgtaagtggaggaGCAGTTTCCCTCGAGCACcggtctgccgtctgataatactgaATTGCCTTTTTGAATCCCTCCCATAATCAACTCATATGTATTTACTCACAACCTACAGGTGCCTGCCCATCAATaccaattcagtgaatagtttctcacctgaccgaggacgctaaaatcaccttcgAATTTTCAGACCGGTATGGCAattagattgggccacgaaagtccataaggtgtaaggtctacccGTATACCTCATCTGTAATAGTAGCGCGTTATTCGAATCAATTCTTAGAGTGTCGGAGGATCGAGATCGACTTAGCTATCTAAAAACAAAGTAGCCACATGAGAAATCTGATGGATTCGATCCGTGTGATAAACGCGATAAAAAAATATGAATAGTAATTAAAACACTCCATTTACCAAAGAGATAATAGAAGAGACGGTGATTCCGCGAAATCCTCGAGCGTAAGAAAGAAGCGGGACTTCTTTCCGCGCTGGCTGCGCCGAGGAAATGATAATTTGTCGCTCAAGCTCAAGGTTATCGCGTAGCGTACGCCAGCGGTGCGACGAGCGACAGAAACCAAGAGCCAACACGCGTCACATTTCATCGCGAATATCCGCCGCGGTTGCGTTGCAAATCGAACACTTGACCGCGATAAAATACATCGTTCGCGCGATCATCGAGGGACAAACCAAGAGACAATGAGATTGTGGTTTGTCGTGTCGACCATGGTGGTCCTGACGATGGACACCTGTGTTCGCGCAAGGATCCTCTCAGACTGCGAGGCCATGCACGAGCTACAACGAGCCGGGATCTCCAGAACTTACATCAGCACTTGGATATGCCTGATGCAAAACGAGAGTGGAATGAACACGCAGCTGGTGACTGGCCCGAAAAGGGCCTCCAGCTACAGTTTCGGCATCTTCCAGATCAACAGCGCCAAGTGGTGTTCCAGAGGACACTCAGGAGGCATATGCAACAAACGGTGCGAGGACTTCGCGGACGACAACATACAGGACGACATAGTTTGCGCGAAAACGATCATGGACCGCGAGGGATTCAAGTCTTGGGACGGCTGGTTGAAGAACTGCAAAAACAAACCACTACCGAACATCGCCAAGTGCAGACGATAACGACGAACGCGACGACATCTATGTCTTTGCATCATTCGGGGTTATCGAACTAGTGGGTGATGGTTCCGTGACGTTTATATGGGTTAAACTCGGTTTATCCGTATCCGTGTTGCTCCTGGAATCGGTTCGTATAACGAGTCTATGATAACGATGG comes from the Colletes latitarsis isolate SP2378_abdomen chromosome 7, iyColLati1, whole genome shotgun sequence genome and includes:
- the LOC143343747 gene encoding lysozyme-like — protein: MRLWFVVSTMVVLTMDTCVRARILSDCEAMHELQRAGISRTYISTWICLMQNESGMNTQLVTGPKRASSYSFGIFQINSAKWCSRGHSGGICNKRCEDFADDNIQDDIVCAKTIMDREGFKSWDGWLKNCKNKPLPNIAKCRR